The sequence below is a genomic window from Streptomyces sp. NBC_00289.
CCCCGAGCCGCTGTCCGGCGCGGATGCCGTCGCCCGTGTTCTCCTTGGCGCCGACGGTCCACTCCGTGCCGATGGGCTGCTGCTGGTACTGCGCGCGCATGGCCGCGTTGTGCTCGAACCCGCCCGATCCAACGACGACACCGCGCCGCGCCCTGACGAGTCCGGCGGCGCCGTCGCGGGTGACCACGGCCCCGGTGACGGTGCCGGCCTCGGTGTGGAGGTCGGTGAGCGGGGTGTTGAGCCACACCGGTACGCCGGCGGAGCTCAGTCCGGCGCGCAGTCCGGCGGCGAGGGACTGGCCCATGGTGAGGGGCTTCTGCCCGAGCAGGGCCGCCTTCGTCCCGCGGGCCAGGCACTCGGCGGCGACGGCGGCGCCCTTGACGCTCACCGCGGACAGGGCGAGCCACTTGTAGTCGGCGCTGAAGACGACCATGCCGGCCGGGACCGCCAGGTACGGCGGGTTGAGCCGGGCGAGTTCGGCGCCGAGGACGTGCCCGTCGAGCTGGTCGGGTTCGATGGAACGGCCGCCGGGGAGCCCGCCGGGTAGCTCGGGGTAGTAGTCGCTGTAGCCCTCCATCCAGCGGAAGCGGAGCGGGCTGTTGGCCATGACGAAGGAGATCATGGCGGGGCCGTGGGCGAGGAAGGCCTGCTGTCGGACGGCGGGCACGTCGGACCCGACGACGGCGGCGAGGTAGGCGGCGGCCTTCGCGGGTGTGTCCGGCACCCCGGCGGCCAGGAGCACGGGATTGTTGGGTATCCAGATCCCGGCGCCGGAGCGGGCCGCGGACCCGCCGAACGTGGCCGCCTTCTCAACGACCACACAGCTCAGGCCCTGCTTGGCGGCGGTCAGCGCGGCGGTCATGCCGGCGGCTCCGGAGCCGATGACGACGACGTCGTAGGTTCCGAGGAGTGGCAGGTCGGCGGCACGGGCCGACGGGTGGGTCCCGGCGGCGAGAGCGAGACCGGTGGCGCCGGCACCGGTCAACACCCGTCTCCGGGAGGGGGATTCATAGGTCATGACCGCTCCAGCCCGACGAGGAACGAACGACGAGGACGTACGGGGACGTACGAGGGCTGGGAATGTCGCGCGGGGGTCTTGTGAAGTCAAGGGCCATGCGTGCGGTGGTACGAACCAACGGCACCGGGTCGACCAGGTCGTCGAGGTCGGACACGCGCGCGTCGGCCGGTACCGCCTCCGGCGCGGCGGGAGCTCTTCGCCCTCCCGGCGCGCCGTCGCCTCCCGGTCACTTCGCGTACAGGGCCTCGACCTCCTGCTCGAAGTCCCGCAGGACGAACTCCCGTCGCAGCTTCATCGACGGGGTGAGGTGTCCGGCCTCCTCGGTGAAGTCGACCGGCAGGAGCGCGAAGCGGCGGATGGACTCGGGGCGGGAGACCAGCTTGTTGGCCTCGTCCACCGCGCGTTGCAGGATCTCGCGCAACTCCTGGTCGTCCACGAGGAGTTCGGCCGGCACCGGGTGCTTGCCGTTCATCTGGCGCCAGTGGGTGATGCCGTCCGGGTCGAGGGTGATCAGGGCCGACACGTAGGGGCGGGTGTCGCCCAGCACGATGCACTGGCTGATCAGCGGGTGGGAGCGGAGCCAGTTCTCCAGCGGGGCCGGTGCCACGCTCTTGCCGCCCGCCGTGATCAGCATCTCCTTCTTGCGGCCGGTGATGGTCAGGTACCCGTCGTCGTCCAGGCTGCCGATGTCCCCCGTGGCGAGCCAGCCGTCGGGTGCGGCGGGGGTCACTCCGCCCGCCGCCGGGTCCCAGTAGCCGCGCAGCACGTGTTCGCCGGCGATCAGGATCTCGCCGTCCGCCGCTATCCGGATCCGGGTGCCGGGCAACGGCCAGCCCACCGTGCCCAGTCGGGGTTTGAGCGGGGGCGTCACCGTGGCCGCGCCGGTCGTCTCCGTCAGGCCGTAGCCCTCGTAGACCTCGATGCCCGCGCCGGCGTAGAAGGCGGCCAGGCGGCGGCCCAGCGGTGAGCCGCCGCAGATGGCGTGCCGCACGCGGCCGCCCATCGCGTTGCGGATACGGCGGTAGACCAGCGGGTCGTAGCAGGCGCGGGCGGTGCGCAGGGCCCGGGAGGGGCCCTTGCCGGTGCCCGTCTGTTTGGCCTCCAGTGCCTCGCCGTAGCGTCTCGCGACGGACGCGGCGCGGTCGAACGAGGACAGCCGGCCGCCCGACTCGGCCTTGGCGCGGGCGGTGTTGAAGACCTTCTCCAGCATGTACGGGATGGCCAGCAGGCAGGTCGGGCGGAAGCTCGCGAGGTCGGGCAGGAGGTGCTCGGCCTTCAGGCTCGGGGCGTGGCCGAGCCGCACCCGGGCGCGGATGCAGGCGATGGCGACCATGCGGCCGAAGACGTGGGACATCGGCAGGAAGAGCAGGACCGACTCCTCGTCGCCCGACCTGGACTTGAAGATCGGGTAGAGGAGTTCGACGGCGTTGTCGACCTCGGCGAAGAAGTTGCTGTGGGTGAGCACGCAGCCCTTGGGGCGGCCCGTGGTGCCGGAGGTGTAGATGAGGGTGGCGAGGGTGTCGGGCCCGAGCATTCCGCGGCGTACGGCGACTTCCTGGTCGGGGACGGCCCGGCCGAGTTCCGCCAGCCGTTCCACGTGGTCCTTCTCCATGATCCACATGTGCCGCAGGTCGGGGAGGCGGTCGAGCTCCGGGCCGAGGGCCGCCGCCTGGGCGGCGGTCTCCGTGGCGAGGGCCACCGCTCCGGAGTCCTGCAGGATCCAGCGGACCTGGAAGACGGAGGAGGTGGGGTAGACGGGGACCGTGACCAGGCCGGCCGCCCAGGCGGCGAAGTCGAGCAGCGTCCACTCGTACGTCGTGCGGGCCATGATGGCGAGCCGGTCGCCGGGCATCAGCCCCTCGGCGATCAGTCCCTTCGCCACCGCGAGGACCTGGTCGGCGAACTGAGTGGCCGTCACGTCCGTCCAGGTGCCGTCCTGGGTCCTGCGGCTGAGGACGACGGAGTCGGGTACCGCGGCCGCGTTGTCGAAGGGCAGGTCCGCGAGCGAGCCGTGGGTCACCGGTGGGGCGAAGGGCGGCACGTACGCCTCGCGGACGGCTCCGTCCAGCCGCCGGGTCTCAGGCTCCACCAGCACGGGGCCGGGAGCGTCGTCGTAGGCGGCCGAGGCGGCGAAGGAGGGAAGCGGGGTGGACACGGGCGGCTCCTGTGGCGTGCAGCGACGAACTGCTCTGCTGCAAGACGTACGTACCTCGCACACCGAGGCGTTCACCGACAGAACCGAAAGAATCGGGGTTACCGCCGGTTAGGAGGGGATCGTACGGGGTTCGCGTGGGGAGTCTGTGCGGTTTCCGGGGTGTTCCGGAGGCAGGGCTGTGCAGCCTCGGGGGTCCTGCGGGCCTCACTCCGCGAGTCGCCAACCTCCCTCATCCACCTGGCCTTTCCTGCCGTACGAAGGTGAGCGGGGCTCACTTCCGGGGCACCCCCGACGACGCCTTACCTCCGGTAACCTTACTCCAGAGTCAGTTTCTCGTCGCCGCCTCTGGGAGTTGGACATGGCCGACCGCTATCTGCGCCTCACCACCACCGCGCCCGGCCGCCTCCTCACCCGCCGGCTCGGCCTGCCCCAACCCACCGAACTCCGGCGCTGGAGCGCCCGGCAGCCCGAGTTGCCCGGCGAACCGCTCCACCTCACCGCCGGCACGTCGGACCTCGACCTCACCCGCACCGGGCTCACGTTCGCCGGCACCTCGGACCGGCCCGCCGCCGTCGTCCTCGACGCCACCGGCGTACGGGACGTCGAGACGCTCGCCGAGGTGCACGCGGCCCTGCACCCGGTCGTCCGGTCGGTCGCCGCCAGCGGCCGGGTGCTCGTGCTGGGGGCTCCCCTCGACCCCGCCGACCACCACCAGGCCGCCGCCCAGCAGGCGTTGGAGGGATTCACCCGCTCGCTCGGCAAGGAGATCGGCCGGGGCAGGACCGTGAACCTGGTCCGGCTCACCGACGCGGCCGCCGCCGGATCGACCCTCCGCTTCCTGCTCTCCCCCAAGTCCGCCTACGTCAGCGGCCAGGTGATCGAGGTCGGCCCGGGCGAACCTGCGCTTCCGGCCGACCGGGACCTCCCGCTCGCCGGGCGCACCGCCCTGGTCACCGGCGCCGCGCGCGGTATCGGTGAGGCCGTCGCCGAGACGCTGGCCAGGGACGGCGCCCGGGTCGTCGTACTCGACACACCGGCGGCCGGGCAGGAGACGGCCAGGGTCGCCGAACGGCTCGGCGGCAGCGCCCTCACGCTGGACATCACGGCCGCCGACGCGGGTGAGCGGATCGCGGCCGCGCTGCCCGACGGCCTGGACGTCCTGGTCCACAACGCGGGCGTCACCCGTGACCGGCGGCTCGTCAACATGCCCGCCGACAGATGGAGTTCGGTGCTGGAGGTGAACCTGGCGAGCGTGCTGCGCACCACCGACGCACTGCTCGGGAGCGGCACCCTGCGGCCCGGCGGGCGGATCGTGGCGACCGCGTCCATCGCCGGCCTCGCGGGCAACGCCGGCCAGACCAACTACGGGGCGAGCAAGGCGGGGGTGGTCGGGCTGGTCCGTTCCCTCGCGCCGCGCGCCCTCGCCCGGCACGGGGTGACGGTCAACGCGGTCGCGCCCGGCTTCATCGAGACGAGGATGACGGCCGCAGTCCCGCTCCTCATCCGGGAGGCGGGCCGCCGGATGAACTCCCTGGCCCAGGGCGGCCTGCCCGCCGACGTCGCCGAGACCACCGCCTGGCTCGCCCACCCGGCCTCCGGCGCGGTCAACGGCCAGGTCGTCCGGGTCTGCGGCCAGAGCCTGCTGGGGGCGTGATGCGCACGACGCTGACCGGTTCCCCGGCGCTCGGCCCCCTGCTCGCACGCGGCGCGCTCCTGTCGCCCTTCAAGCGGCCCCGCCCCGACGCCGACTTCCCGCGCACCCGGCTCCATCTGCCCGGTGTGCGCGTGGACCTGACGCGGCTGGCCGCCTACGAGCGGGTGTGCGGCTTCGCGACCGGCGACGACTCGCTGCCGCTGACGTATCCGCATGTGCTGGGCTTCCCGCCGGCGATGCGGCTGATGAGCGGACGCGACTTCCCGCTGCCGCTGCTCGGGCTCGTCCACACGTCGATCGAGATCACCCGGAGCACGGTCCTGAAGACCACCGGGGAGTACGAACTCGTGGTGTACGTCGACGGGTTGGCGCCGCATCGGCGGGGCACGGAGGCCGCCGTGGTCACCGAGGTGCGGACGGCCGGGAAGGTCGTGTGGGAGTCCAGGAGCACCTATCTGGCCCGGCACCGCACCGACGGCCGTACCGCGCGGACGCCCGCGGACGGACCCGGACAGCTGCCCGCCCACCCCGCACGTCCGCCCGCCGCCGGCGGAACACCGCTCGCGGCCGTCGATCCGTCGACCGCCGTCACCGAACCGGCGCCCCCGGCCGCCGTACCGCTGTCCCTCGTCCCCGAACCGCTGCCCGTCCGCGCCGACTGGCGGCTCGGCGCGGATGTCGGTCGGCGTTATGGTGCCGTCTCCGACGACCGCAACCCCATCCACCTGCACCCGCTCACCGCCCGTCTGTTCGGCTTCCCCCGGCCCATCGCGCACGGCATGTGGACCGTGGCCCGCTGCCTGGCCGCGCACGGCACACCACCGGCGGTGCGGATGCGGGCGGAGTTCCGGGCGCCGGTGCCGCTGCCGGGAACGGTGGCGTACGCGGCGGAGGGCGGGCGGTTCGAGCTGCGGGGCGCCGACCGTGTGCACCTGACCGGCGAGGTCTACCCGCTCACCTCGTGAGCGTGTCCCGGCGGTGACCAGGGTCGCCCCTCCATCAGGTTGCCCAGTCCCGCCCACGCGAAGTTCATCAGGGTCGCCGCGGTCTGCCGGGCGGAGACGCCGGGGGTGGCGTTGGCCCAGGCGGCCAGCGACTCGGCGGCGCCGACCAGGGCCTCGGCGAGGCCGGCGACCTCGGCCTCGGGCAGGTCGGGGTCCCGGTGCGCCTCCCGTGCCGCGACGGCGATCAGCCGCGTCACGAACGCGACGATCTCCTCGCGCATCGCGGCGACCTCGGCGGCGAACGGCTCGCCGTGGGTGCGGGCCTGGAGGTGCAGCACCGACCAGGCGTCCGGGTTCTGCGCGGCGTGGGTGAAGAACGCCCGCAGTCCGTCCCAGAGCTGCCGGTCGGCGGGCTCCTCGGTGCGGACGCCGGCCCGGACGGCCTCGGTGAGGGCACTCGCCTCGCGGCGGATGCAGGCCGTGAAGAGGTCTTCCTTCGAGTTCAGGTACAGGTAGACCAGCGGCTTGGACACACCCGCCAGTTCGGCGATCTCGTCCATCGAGGCGGCCATGTACCCGCGCTGCCCGAACGTCCGCACGGCGGCATCGAGCATCTGCTGCTCACGGACGGCCCGCGGCATCCGTTTGGTCTTCACGGCACCCATGGGCACAGGGTAGTTGGGCCCGGCCCGGAGCGAGCCGCTCAGGACCCGACCGACCGACCGGGACGGCGCGAAAGCGACGGCGCCCGGCCGTGTCCCGTGGGCCTACGAGGTCTGGCCCTGCGCGCGGGCCGAGTCGTCGGCGCCGTCCTCCTGGCTGCGGTTCGCTTCCAGGTTGGCCTTGATGCGGTCCACCTTGCGCACGACCTGTACGGACGCCCGGTCCCGCTCCTTGCGCAGTGCGACGAAGCTGATCGGGGCGGAGATGACCAGCGCGAGCAGGACGACCCACATGTAGTTGGCGTCGCCGAGGCCGCGCGGGGCGATGCCGGAGTAGACGAGGCCCCAGACGACCACGAGGCAGCCCGCGAAGATACCGAGGCGCATCAGTGTGTAGCGGAACATCCCAATCCACTCTTCCGTTGCGAACAGTCCGGAACGTCCCCCGAGGGGACGGTCGCACCTTCCAGTGAAGCACGGCGACGGCCCGCTCCCGCAGGGGGGTGCGGGCACGCCCGCGGGTCAGGTCAGCGGCTGGAGCATCGTGATGTCGTCCCGGTCGTCGTCCGGCGCGACCCGGATCGCGCCGGGGACCCGGCCGACCTCCTTGTAGCCGCAGGAGCCGTAGAAGTGCTCCAGGCCGAGGCCGCCCCGGCAGGTGAGCCGTATCGCCTCGACGCCCTCGAGGCGGCGGGCCGCGTCCGCGGCGGCGGCCAGCAGGTCCCGGCCGTATCCCTTGCCCTGGTGGCGCGGGTGGACCATCACCGTGTACAGCCACACCCAGTGGGTCATCAGCCGGTGGGTGTTGAGGCCGAAGAAGGCGGTCGCTGCCACCGAGCCGTCCTCGTCGAGGCCGGTCAGCAGCCGGGTGCGTCCCTCGGCCATGCCCGCGAGGTGTCTGACCAGCTCCGGCCGGACGGCCTCGCGCGTCACCGGCGGTACGAAGCCGACGGCGCCGCCCGCGTTGGAGACGTCCGTCCACAGGTCGAGGACGCCGTCACGCAGGGCGGGGGTGACGGCGGGGTCGAGAGTGAAAGTAAGGGACACCGAAGGATCGTAACCCTTACGACAGGATGCGTGCCGCTACTTCCAGGTCGGCGACCAGCCCCCGGTAGGCACTCTCGCGGTCGTCGGCCCGCAGAACCGACGACGGGTGCACGGTCGGCACCAGCCGCTCCGGCCGCCCGTGGATCTCCTCCTCCAGGACCTGGCCGCGCACCTCGGTCACCCGGAACGAGGACCCGAGCAGCGCCTTCCCGGCCGTCGCGCCGAGCACCACGATCAGCTCGGGCTCCACGACCGCCAGTTCGGCCGCCAGCCAGGGCCCGCAGGCGGTCATCTCGCGCAGGCTGGGCGCCTTGTGGATCCGGCGCTTGCGGGGCTCGGCCCGGGTGACCTTGAAGTGCTTGACCGCGTTGGTGACGTACGCCTCGCCGGGGTCGATGCCCGCCTCGGCCAGCGCCCGGTCCAGCAGCTTTCCGGCGGGACCCACGAACGGCTCGCCCCGCAGGTCCTCCTGGTCGCCGGGCTGCTCGCCGACGAGCATCACCCGGGCGTCCGCCGAACCGGCGCCGAACACGGTCTGGGTGGCGTCCCGGTGCAGCGGACAGCCCCGGCACTCCGCGGCGGCCCGGCGCAGTGCGGGCAGGCCGCCGCGGCCCGGCACGAAGGGTTCGGCGGTGTACGCGTCCTCGGGCGCGGTGGCGGTCGTACGGGAGCTGCTCACCCCCGCCGAGTACCCCCGCACCCGGCGGGAATCACACCCGCATCGGCTGCGGGGACTCGCGTCGCGCCGGGTCGGGGGCGTCGTACTCGCGGATGATCTCGTACCGCGTGTTGCGTTCCACCGGCCGGAAGCCCGCGTCGCGGATCAGGTCGAGCAGGTCCTCGCGGGTCAGCTTGTTCGGCGTGCCGTAGTTGTCGGCGTCGTGCGTGATCTTGTACTCGACGACCGAGCCGTCCATGTCGTCGGCACCGTGCTGGAGC
It includes:
- a CDS encoding MaoC family dehydratase, whose translation is MRTTLTGSPALGPLLARGALLSPFKRPRPDADFPRTRLHLPGVRVDLTRLAAYERVCGFATGDDSLPLTYPHVLGFPPAMRLMSGRDFPLPLLGLVHTSIEITRSTVLKTTGEYELVVYVDGLAPHRRGTEAAVVTEVRTAGKVVWESRSTYLARHRTDGRTARTPADGPGQLPAHPARPPAAGGTPLAAVDPSTAVTEPAPPAAVPLSLVPEPLPVRADWRLGADVGRRYGAVSDDRNPIHLHPLTARLFGFPRPIAHGMWTVARCLAAHGTPPAVRMRAEFRAPVPLPGTVAYAAEGGRFELRGADRVHLTGEVYPLTS
- a CDS encoding UdgX family uracil-DNA binding protein (This protein belongs to the uracil DNA glycosylase superfamily, members of which act in excision repair of DNA. However, it belongs more specifically to UdgX branch, whose founding member was found to bind uracil in DNA (where it does not belong), without cleaving it, appears to promote DNA repair by a pathway involving RecA, rather than base excision.), coding for MSSSRTTATAPEDAYTAEPFVPGRGGLPALRRAAAECRGCPLHRDATQTVFGAGSADARVMLVGEQPGDQEDLRGEPFVGPAGKLLDRALAEAGIDPGEAYVTNAVKHFKVTRAEPRKRRIHKAPSLREMTACGPWLAAELAVVEPELIVVLGATAGKALLGSSFRVTEVRGQVLEEEIHGRPERLVPTVHPSSVLRADDRESAYRGLVADLEVAARILS
- a CDS encoding 3-oxoacyl-ACP reductase, which translates into the protein MADRYLRLTTTAPGRLLTRRLGLPQPTELRRWSARQPELPGEPLHLTAGTSDLDLTRTGLTFAGTSDRPAAVVLDATGVRDVETLAEVHAALHPVVRSVAASGRVLVLGAPLDPADHHQAAAQQALEGFTRSLGKEIGRGRTVNLVRLTDAAAAGSTLRFLLSPKSAYVSGQVIEVGPGEPALPADRDLPLAGRTALVTGAARGIGEAVAETLARDGARVVVLDTPAAGQETARVAERLGGSALTLDITAADAGERIAAALPDGLDVLVHNAGVTRDRRLVNMPADRWSSVLEVNLASVLRTTDALLGSGTLRPGGRIVATASIAGLAGNAGQTNYGASKAGVVGLVRSLAPRALARHGVTVNAVAPGFIETRMTAAVPLLIREAGRRMNSLAQGGLPADVAETTAWLAHPASGAVNGQVVRVCGQSLLGA
- a CDS encoding DUF4229 domain-containing protein, translating into MFRYTLMRLGIFAGCLVVVWGLVYSGIAPRGLGDANYMWVVLLALVISAPISFVALRKERDRASVQVVRKVDRIKANLEANRSQEDGADDSARAQGQTS
- a CDS encoding TetR/AcrR family transcriptional regulator, with translation MGAVKTKRMPRAVREQQMLDAAVRTFGQRGYMAASMDEIAELAGVSKPLVYLYLNSKEDLFTACIRREASALTEAVRAGVRTEEPADRQLWDGLRAFFTHAAQNPDAWSVLHLQARTHGEPFAAEVAAMREEIVAFVTRLIAVAAREAHRDPDLPEAEVAGLAEALVGAAESLAAWANATPGVSARQTAATLMNFAWAGLGNLMEGRPWSPPGHAHEVSG
- the kstD gene encoding 3-oxosteroid 1-dehydrogenase — encoded protein: MTYESPSRRRVLTGAGATGLALAAGTHPSARAADLPLLGTYDVVVIGSGAAGMTAALTAAKQGLSCVVVEKAATFGGSAARSGAGIWIPNNPVLLAAGVPDTPAKAAAYLAAVVGSDVPAVRQQAFLAHGPAMISFVMANSPLRFRWMEGYSDYYPELPGGLPGGRSIEPDQLDGHVLGAELARLNPPYLAVPAGMVVFSADYKWLALSAVSVKGAAVAAECLARGTKAALLGQKPLTMGQSLAAGLRAGLSSAGVPVWLNTPLTDLHTEAGTVTGAVVTRDGAAGLVRARRGVVVGSGGFEHNAAMRAQYQQQPIGTEWTVGAKENTGDGIRAGQRLGAGLALMEDAWWGPAIPLPGDPYFCLAERTLPGGLLVNQAGARFVNEAAPYSDVVHTMYERDPTAPDIPAWLIVDQNYRNRYLFKDVAPTFVLPADWYTSGAAHKAWTLDALATSIGVPATALRTTVDRFNSLARSGKDTDFHRGDSAYDHYYTDPSVLPNSCLAPLWLPPYHAFRIVPGDLGTKGGLRTDARARVLRADGSAIPGLYAAGNASAAVMGHSYAGAGSTIGPAMTFGYIAARDIAGVL
- a CDS encoding N-acetyltransferase family protein, whose protein sequence is MSLTFTLDPAVTPALRDGVLDLWTDVSNAGGAVGFVPPVTREAVRPELVRHLAGMAEGRTRLLTGLDEDGSVAATAFFGLNTHRLMTHWVWLYTVMVHPRHQGKGYGRDLLAAAADAARRLEGVEAIRLTCRGGLGLEHFYGSCGYKEVGRVPGAIRVAPDDDRDDITMLQPLT
- a CDS encoding long-chain fatty acid--CoA ligase; amino-acid sequence: MSTPLPSFAASAAYDDAPGPVLVEPETRRLDGAVREAYVPPFAPPVTHGSLADLPFDNAAAVPDSVVLSRRTQDGTWTDVTATQFADQVLAVAKGLIAEGLMPGDRLAIMARTTYEWTLLDFAAWAAGLVTVPVYPTSSVFQVRWILQDSGAVALATETAAQAAALGPELDRLPDLRHMWIMEKDHVERLAELGRAVPDQEVAVRRGMLGPDTLATLIYTSGTTGRPKGCVLTHSNFFAEVDNAVELLYPIFKSRSGDEESVLLFLPMSHVFGRMVAIACIRARVRLGHAPSLKAEHLLPDLASFRPTCLLAIPYMLEKVFNTARAKAESGGRLSSFDRAASVARRYGEALEAKQTGTGKGPSRALRTARACYDPLVYRRIRNAMGGRVRHAICGGSPLGRRLAAFYAGAGIEVYEGYGLTETTGAATVTPPLKPRLGTVGWPLPGTRIRIAADGEILIAGEHVLRGYWDPAAGGVTPAAPDGWLATGDIGSLDDDGYLTITGRKKEMLITAGGKSVAPAPLENWLRSHPLISQCIVLGDTRPYVSALITLDPDGITHWRQMNGKHPVPAELLVDDQELREILQRAVDEANKLVSRPESIRRFALLPVDFTEEAGHLTPSMKLRREFVLRDFEQEVEALYAK